A genomic stretch from Lathyrus oleraceus cultivar Zhongwan6 chromosome 2, CAAS_Psat_ZW6_1.0, whole genome shotgun sequence includes:
- the LOC127117938 gene encoding T-complex protein 1 subunit eta translates to MSSMLQPQIILLKEGTDTSQGKPQLVSNINACTAVADVVRTTLGPRGMDKLIHDDKGAVTISNDGATIMKLLDIVHPAAKILVDIAKSQDSEVGDGTTTVVLLAAEFLREAKPFIEDGVHSQNLIRSYRTACSLAIEKIKELAVSIEGKSLEEKKNLLGKCAATTLSSKLIGGEKEFFASMVVDAVVAIGTDDRLNMIGIKKVPGGNMRDSFLVNGVAFKKTFSYAGFEQQPKKFHDPKILLLNVELELKSEKENAEIRLSDPSQYQSIVDAEWNIIYDKLDRCVQSGAKVVLSRLAIGDLATQYFADRDIFCAGRVAEEDLKRVAAATGGTVQTSVNNIIDEVLGTCETFEERQVGNERFNIFNGCPSGQTATIVLRGGADQFIEEAERSLHDAIMIVRRAMKNSTVVAGGGAIDMEISRYLRQHARTIAGKSQLFINSYAKALEVIPRQLCDNAGFDATDVLNKLRQKHALASGEGAPFGVDIATGGIADSFANFVWEPAVVKINAINAATEAACLVLSVDETVKNPKSESAQGEAAASAMGGRGRGGGFRGRGRGMRR, encoded by the exons aTGTCTTCTATGCTG CAACCTCAGATCATACTGTTGAAAGAAGGCACAGACACATCGCAAGGGAAGCCGCAACTCGTAAGCAACATCAACGCTTGCACCGCCGTCGCCGATGTCGTCCGGACCACCCTAGGTCCTCGTGGTATGGACAAACTCATCCACGACGATAAAGGTGCGGTCACCATCTCTAACGACGGCGCCACTATCATGAAGCTTCTTGATATTGTTCACCCCGCTGCTAAAATCCTAGTTGACATTGCTAAATCTCAGGACTCCGAG GTTGGCGATGGAACCACCACTGTGGTATTGCTTGCCGCTGAGTTTTTAAGAGAGGCAAAGCCTTTTATTGAAGATGGTGTTCACTCTCAAAATTTAATACGAAGCTACAGGACTGCATGTTCCTTG GCGATTGAGAAGATTAAAGAGCTAGCTGTTAGTATTGAAGGAAAAAGTCTAGAAGAGAAGAAAAACTTGCTAGGAAAGTGTGCTGCTACAACACTTTCTTCAAAGCTTATAGGAGGGGAGAAGGAGTTCTTTGCTTCCATGGTTGTCGATGCTGTAGTTGCAATTGGGACTGATGATAGGTTAAATATGATTGGAATAAAGAAG GTTCCTGGAGGTAACATGCGTGACTCATTTCTTGTCAACGGCGTTGCCTTCAAAAAGACATTTTCATATGCTGGATTTGAGCAGCAGCCCAAGAAGTTTCACGATCCAAAAATACTATTGCTTAATGTTGAGTTAGAGCTGAAGTCTGAGAAAGAAAATGCTGAAATAAG ATTATCAGATCCATCACAATATCAATCAATTGTTGATGCAGAATGGAATATTATTTATGACAAACTGGATCGATGTGTCCAAAGTGGTGCCAAAGTTGTTCTCTCACGCCTTGCTATTGGTGATTTGGCTACACAG TATTTTGCAGATAGAGACATTTTTTGTGCTGGTCGTGTAGCAGAAGAAGATCTAAAAAGAGTTGCTGCTGCAACTGGGGGAACTGTACAAACATCTGTTAATAACATTATTGATGAG GTTCTTGGAACTTGTGAGACTTTTGAGGAAAGGCAAGTAGGAAATGAAAGGTTCAACATTTTCAATGGATGCCCATCTGGCCAAACAGCCACCATTGTTCTTCGTGGGGGAGCCGATCAG TTCATAGAGGAAGCAGAGCGAAGTTTGCATGATGCAATCATGATTGTTAGAAGGGCTATGAAGAACTCAACTGTAGTTGCCGGTGGAGGCGCTATAGAT ATGGAAATAAGCCGGTACCTAAGGCAGCATGCACGCACAATAGCTGGAAAGTCTCAGCTATTCATCAACTCCTATGCCAAAGCTCTTGAG GTTATTCCTCGACAATTATGTGACAATGCTGGATTTGATGCAACTGATGTGCTGAACAAATTAAGACAGAAACATGCTCTTGCTTCTG GTGAGGGGGCACCGTTTGGGGTTGACATAGCCACTGGTGGAATTGCGGATTCATTTGCCAACTTTGTCTGGGAGCCTGCAGTTGTGAAG ATCAATGCTATAAATGCTGCCACAGAGGCAGCCTGCCTTGTTTTAAGTGTGGATGAAACAGTTAAAAATCCCAAG TCTGAGAGTGCACAAGGAGAGGCTGCTGCAAGTGCCATGGGAGGCAGAGGTCGCGGAGGTGGTTTCCGTGGTCGCGGACGAGGAATGCGTAGATGA